In Erwinia pyrifoliae DSM 12163, the genomic window GCTACTTTTCTGAGCAGCAGCTGGTTGATATCCCGCTTAATACTGAATTGTTCAAACATCTGCCGGGCATTCTTACCGGCGTGGGGATTATCGGTACCTTTTATGGTTTGATGATTGGCCTGCATCACTTTGACCCCAGCACTCCTGAACAGGTGAGCAGCAGCGTTAATCGCCTGCTGCATGATGTGCTGTATGCTTTTCTCGGTTCGGCTTTTGCCATTTTCGCTTCGATCCTGATTACCTCGCTGGAGAAGTTTTATTTAGCCAAGTGCTATAAGCATCTGGAGAAATTTACCGCAGCCATTGACCAGCGGTATGTCAGCGGGGTCGGCGAGGAGTATCTGGCGGACCTGGTGAAGTCCGGTAAGGAGAGTTCAACCCAGGCGCGCCAGCTGAAAGAGAGCCTGGTGGGTGATTTGCGCAACATGCTGTTGGAGCTGACCGCCAGCCAAAAAAAAGAGAGTGAAAATTTAGCGCAAACGCTGACCACCACTTATCGTGAAACGGGCCAGCACTTTGCCGAACAGGTGAGCGGAGCGATTGAAAACAGCCTGAAATCGCCGCTGGATAAAATTGCCGGTGCGGTGCAAACCGCCAGCGGCGATCAGAGTGGCATGGTGCAAAACATGCTAAAGGATGTTCTGACCGCTTTTATGTCGAAGCTGGACAGTACCTTCGGGCAACAGTTTACCCGCCTCAATGAAATGATGGGGCAAACGGTTGGGGCTATTGAGGGGATGCAAACCGGCTTCTCAACCCTGCTACAGGATATGCGCCAGGCAAGCGATGAGTCCCGCCAGGGCAGCGCGCAGCTTATCGGGCAACTGCTGGCAGAGATGAAGTCTGGCCAGCAGGCGATGCAATCCGCTATGAACGAGATGCTGACCAGCCTGCAAGCTTCGGTGGCAAAAATTGGCGCAGAGGGCGAAGGGGCCGGTGAACGTATGGCGCGCCAGCTGGAGAAAATGTTCGCCGAAAGTGCAGCGCGTGAAAAAGCGATGGCTGAACAGATGACCGCCTTTATTGACGCCATTAAGCGCTCGGTGCAGCAGGGGCAAAGTGAAACTATGGAGAAAATGGCCGACTCCGTTAGCGCACTGGGTGGGCAACTGAGTTCGCTATTTACCCAGCTTGAACAGGGGCAGCAGCAAATATCTCCGGGCCAGCAGGCTTCACAGCTTGAATTACACCAGCAAACGCAAAGCGTAATGAGTGAGTTTGACGGGCAGGTTAAGCAGCTGATCGATACGGTTGCGCAGCAGCAGGAAGCGACTCATGCCACCTTGCGTCAGCTTGCCGACAGCGCCAACCATCAGATTGACAATATGCAGCAGGGCGCAGAGAAAATGCGCCTTGCTGCAGAACGCTTTGAGCATGCCGGGGAGCGGGTCAGCGAGGCTAATCACGTCACTGCTGAGGTGCTGAATAAAACGCAAACGGCCGGTTCATCACTGGCGATGGCGGCCAGTGAACTGACAACGGTGGTCGCTGATTATCGTCATAACCGCGAAGCGGTGGCTAAGTCGATAGCCATGCTGGAGGCGGTGGCCGCCAATACGCAGGCAGAGCAGACCACGCGTAGCCAGTTTATTGCTGACCTTAAGTCGCATGCCGAACGCTTGCAGGGTTATAACCGAGAGGCGCAAGGCTTTATGGACAAGGTCGGCGAGGTGCTGGGCCAGAGCTTTGACGACTTCTCTGGCGGCGTTACGCGCAGCCTGGATCAGACGCTGGGCAAGCTGGATGTCGAGATGGCAAAAGCCTCGACGCTGCTTGCCGGCGCGGTGGAGAACATGAGTGAAAGCATCAACGATCTCGACGATCTTCTGTCGCGTACGCGTCGCTAACGGGAGTCGATGCCAATGTTCGGTAACGCATTTGGTGCGAAAAAGCGCCGTAGCGACGAGGCTGAAAAGCCATTCTGGATCTCCTATGCGGACCTGATGACGGCGATGATGGTGCTGTTTCTGGTGGTGATGGTGGCTTCGCTGAGCTCAGTCACGCAACGTATACAGCGGGCTGAAGCGGGGGAAAAGCGGCGTGGGCAGGACATCACCCGATTGTGTCAACGTCTGGAATTACGCGCACGCGAGCTGAATAAAACCATCGTGGTGGACTGCCACGACAACCGCATCAGCTTTGGTGAAGCCGGGCGCTTCGACCACAACCGTTTTTTCCTCAATCCCGGCGGGCAAAAAGCGTTGCAGGATGTGGTGCCGTTAGTGCTGGAAGCGGCTGACAGTGAAGAAGGAAAAAAGTGGTTTAAGCAGATTGTTATTGAAGGGTTTACCGATACCGACGGCTCTTATCTGTATAACCTGCATTTATCCTTGCAACGTTCTGAATGGGTGATGTGTAGCCTGCTGGACAGCCGCAGCCCGCTGCAGCAGCATATCAACCCGCACCAGCAGGTACAGATCCGCAAACTGTTTCTGGCCGGTGGCGTATCGTTTAATAACGCCAGAGAGAGTAAAGAAGCCAGCCGCAGGGTAGAGCTGCGTATGCAATTCTACGGTCTCAAAGACAAGCGCGCTGACGATATCCATGATTTCCCGGCGGTGATCGATAAAGAAGTCTGTCAGCTGGTTATGCCGCTATGAGTCAGGCGCTTAATAAACTGTCACGACGTATTGCTGATTCACTCAGCAGGCGGTTTAGCGGTGAGCAATGGCTGCATCATGATTTTGCCCAACTGAGCCTGGCCGGGCATGCCATTGAACAACAGTTTGAAAAGGCAGAAAAACTGCCGCTGCCGCCGCAGGAAAAAAGGCTGGAAGCATTGCGCCGTTTTCGTCTGGCAAAAGAGTTAACGGCGCTGGAATGGCGAATGGTTTTTTATGGCCTTGCGGACAACGATCCGCAGGCACCGCATCGGCCAATACTGCTGGAAGATGACGAAAGTTTCCCCCGGGTTGAGCGCAAAATCTGCGAACTGATTGAAGATAAGACGCTTAAACGCCGGGAGTGGGCGGCATTGTGCTCAAGCTATTTTGCTTATCAAAATGACGCCCCGGATCTCAACCGCCACTGGTGCGTGCTGCGCAGTCATATTTCGCGCGGGTATCAGGTGGTGAAAGCCTCCGTCCGGCGAGAAAAATCATGGATGCGTGTTGTTGAGCATTATCACGATATTTTTACCGCGCAGGCGGGAACGCTGATTGCGCAGCAGATGGTAAACCGTGAGAAAACCGCTTCAGACACGCTGGAGAAGATCGCCCAAATTCCGGAGAGCAGCTGGCTGTGGAAACGTATTTTTACCGTGTTGCTGGCACAGATATATCAAGACAGCGACGACGTTTTCCTTGATAAAATCAGCTGGCTGCTGGAGCAGGCGGTGGGCTGGGCGCGTTTCCGCGATGACATTATGTCCGCCTGTTTAACGCGCTATTATCAGTCCCGATATCGCGAGCAGCCCCACAGCCAGCTAAAGCAAGCGGCACTTGATTACTGGCAAAGCCCGCAGCTCAAAAGCCAGCAGAATAAGTGGCATCAATATGTGGATGAAAATGTTGCGGCGATGGTGCGATCCTGGCTGGCCAAACAGGATTTGACCCACTTCTTTGAATTGCTGCGCGGTAAGGGTGATGTTGATCAGGCGCGTCTGTTTTACTGGCTACGTTTTGCCAACCAGATGGGCTTCACCCGCATCGTAATGGGGCAGGATGCCCGGCAGGATCGCAGCGGCGATTTTGTTCAGTTCCGCGCCGATAACAAAGGCCGTCTTAGCCAGCTGCGCGGCGGGCGTGCTTTAGACAACGCCATGATTATGCAGATTAACGATTATCTGTTTGTCGAGTTTTCTGGCGTTGGCAATGCGATGTATGCCTATCGGATTGGTCAGGCGCCTTTTAATCCGGAAGCGGACCAGCTTGATATTACCACTCAGCTGAAAGACAGACCCCACGAATTATCCTACATTCTGCGCCTTCCCCATCGTCCGCGTGCAGAAGACTATAACAACGGGCGGATCACCGGCTGGATGAAAAAATACGATGATGAACTCCGCCGTCTGGGGATAACCTGTATTGCCGAACAAACCCTTGCTGCTGCGGTTAAACCCAGCCCGATAACGCGTAATCCGCTTCAGCGGCATCATATTGCGTTGC contains:
- the zorA1 gene encoding type I Zorya anti-phage system protein ZorA1 → MSWFDSFLAALTSVQPYKVPLTVIGLVILAGILFIVFYLARAVIVVKDLKRHTQAVKSLRGQTIEEHSVQLDSLFQKPQLKHAWSEFKDSLHPQFEVVDGEQKTARIRATAPSASYFSEQQLVDIPLNTELFKHLPGILTGVGIIGTFYGLMIGLHHFDPSTPEQVSSSVNRLLHDVLYAFLGSAFAIFASILITSLEKFYLAKCYKHLEKFTAAIDQRYVSGVGEEYLADLVKSGKESSTQARQLKESLVGDLRNMLLELTASQKKESENLAQTLTTTYRETGQHFAEQVSGAIENSLKSPLDKIAGAVQTASGDQSGMVQNMLKDVLTAFMSKLDSTFGQQFTRLNEMMGQTVGAIEGMQTGFSTLLQDMRQASDESRQGSAQLIGQLLAEMKSGQQAMQSAMNEMLTSLQASVAKIGAEGEGAGERMARQLEKMFAESAAREKAMAEQMTAFIDAIKRSVQQGQSETMEKMADSVSALGGQLSSLFTQLEQGQQQISPGQQASQLELHQQTQSVMSEFDGQVKQLIDTVAQQQEATHATLRQLADSANHQIDNMQQGAEKMRLAAERFEHAGERVSEANHVTAEVLNKTQTAGSSLAMAASELTTVVADYRHNREAVAKSIAMLEAVAANTQAEQTTRSQFIADLKSHAERLQGYNREAQGFMDKVGEVLGQSFDDFSGGVTRSLDQTLGKLDVEMAKASTLLAGAVENMSESINDLDDLLSRTRR
- the zorC gene encoding type I Zorya anti-phage system protein ZorC produces the protein MSQALNKLSRRIADSLSRRFSGEQWLHHDFAQLSLAGHAIEQQFEKAEKLPLPPQEKRLEALRRFRLAKELTALEWRMVFYGLADNDPQAPHRPILLEDDESFPRVERKICELIEDKTLKRREWAALCSSYFAYQNDAPDLNRHWCVLRSHISRGYQVVKASVRREKSWMRVVEHYHDIFTAQAGTLIAQQMVNREKTASDTLEKIAQIPESSWLWKRIFTVLLAQIYQDSDDVFLDKISWLLEQAVGWARFRDDIMSACLTRYYQSRYREQPHSQLKQAALDYWQSPQLKSQQNKWHQYVDENVAAMVRSWLAKQDLTHFFELLRGKGDVDQARLFYWLRFANQMGFTRIVMGQDARQDRSGDFVQFRADNKGRLSQLRGGRALDNAMIMQINDYLFVEFSGVGNAMYAYRIGQAPFNPEADQLDITTQLKDRPHELSYILRLPHRPRAEDYNNGRITGWMKKYDDELRRLGITCIAEQTLAAAVKPSPITRNPLQRHHIALLNPVRDRAIQNLINTMSCEVVDNRQRGGVLSVIVEKNQPAIVMQLLKLGFTATNKNPRRYWIK
- the zorB1 gene encoding type I Zorya anti-phage system protein ZorB1, translating into MFGNAFGAKKRRSDEAEKPFWISYADLMTAMMVLFLVVMVASLSSVTQRIQRAEAGEKRRGQDITRLCQRLELRARELNKTIVVDCHDNRISFGEAGRFDHNRFFLNPGGQKALQDVVPLVLEAADSEEGKKWFKQIVIEGFTDTDGSYLYNLHLSLQRSEWVMCSLLDSRSPLQQHINPHQQVQIRKLFLAGGVSFNNARESKEASRRVELRMQFYGLKDKRADDIHDFPAVIDKEVCQLVMPL